The sequence below is a genomic window from Paramisgurnus dabryanus chromosome 4, PD_genome_1.1, whole genome shotgun sequence.
tgttccaaatcTTTATGAATTTCTTCTGTTAAACacagaagatattttaaagaatatatTTCACAAAGATATTTCGTTAAACGATTGATTTCAATTTTATGCTTTATACTTATTGTAATGTCTTTTTATTCTGTCAGAGATCCAGTGCCATCCTGTACACACCTAATCCTGACAGTATCAATGTGAGTGCAATGAACACTATTTGCACTATTTATTATCACAATAACAAACATCTTTACCTttaatcagtggttctcaaagtgGGGGTTGCGATATGGTGCTGTGGGGGGGGGGgatttttatgacattttataaaataagtaAGGAAAATTTATGACAgacgttgaattatttgaaaagaatgcACACccaacactgtcagaaaaaaggtacaaaactgtactttttttgtcactggggtggtaccccaaggtaaagttttgtacctttacaggtatataaacataatgcaatgttgtaccttttgaggtacattactgttccttaaggatctattgtgtacctttaaaggtacagttaacggttttgtacccctaaaatttaactggtacataattgttccttaaggtacacaattggtTCTTagagtataatattgtaccccataaggtacaacatttcaatgtgttgtttacccataaaggtacataaaggtaccttttagggtaccaccccagcgacagaaacaggaacaactttgtacctttttttgaCAGTGAAGGTGGTAATGCGAGTGCTGTTACATCGCATGtgtacattattttcaaattattcatagtcaattattctgcttataccacggttaccacaaacatttgacaggttaggtgtgcttttacagaaaaataacccacaaaacatttaaaaaaaccttTAATTGCTTTTTTATATCATGAATTTTCTTTGGTTGGGTAGGGGCCTGAAGGGATGCACCCAACACAAAGGGGTGGGGGGCACACTccgaaaagtttgagaaccactgatctaaatAAATCCAGTACTAATATACCCTCATTTTTCTTTTCAGGAATGTACTTATAAGTTTCTTGACTGTTATTTGTTGGAGATGAATGTTGTTGTGCACGAGGAAGGCACCGCTGAGCAAGTGAATGAAAATGACTTTTTATTATTGAAAAATGTTGTCGAATATAGAAAACATGTAAGTCAAAGCACTAATACAGCATGTGTACAAACAGTGCGATATTTATATGATATGGAGATATTAATGTgcttctgtgttttttttactgtCTCCATAGAACCACACAGCACCACATTTATGTGAAACACAAGAGCTCACAGACTCTCCTGTCTTCTATCAAAGGATGAAAACGTTTCTCCAAAAACTCACTACACATTGCAGACAGAAAGGTCCTAATAAATCCTTAAAAAGTAATTAGAAGCGTACTATATTAGAAATCATAAGCTTATTTATCtataattatataaattatactAACCTCTTTTTTACCCATATTTATATGTAGCAGCACTCTCCAAACTTATCTCAGGctaaagtgttttattttgtaatgcTATAGACTTTGAAATGatgatatatttttgtaaaaaatggaGTCTGAATAAATGTCTAACTGTAAATGTCTTCTATATGTACAGAATTTATGTTgaacaaaaaactaaatattgtaaaattttCTTTGTACGGATAGGAACAAAAGGTGCTTTTGTATTTCCGTATGCGTTTTTTTTATAATCACAGTCTTGTTACATTAAAACGCTTATTTTACTAAATGAATGGTGTCAATTATTGGTCTTGTGATGTACATTACTGTCCATAAGTGCTAATACCAACAATGCTGTTATTCAGTGTTCAGACCCAAAAAcgttttcattatttactcaccgtcGTGTCGTTAATGCCCAAATGTCTTCAGAACCCAAACACAGATTTCTTTAAACTCTTTCCTCggcattgacgagttatctccgCAATttacagaaaacatttccctgccaatgacactTTCCTGACGTGTTTTACGGTAATCTGAAATTTAGCTattttacccaatttataaaaaactgaagcaaaaactaatttaacaacatttttaatTCCGTTTATATTTTgatcatcattctgaatcttATCTGTAACAAAAttactttacaaaaatgcaattatttcagctttttgctgaaaattttttatttttaaagaaacctaacCATATTTAATAGTATGAAACGTTTTGTTTCCcggtttgtttgaaagcagagggtccgttctttcatttgaaatatttgtatgtttatatagaagaacattttcctggaaggcattttgtgaaacttttgtgaaaagcacaaAATGGTGGGGAATCCTGGGGGTTTTCTGCgatgaaaataaatgtttgttaaatttaattaagtacactgtaaaaaatgtgcaccatttttgtc
It includes:
- the il15 gene encoding interleukin-15 isoform X1; translation: MILVTLLLAIIIGVRNKPTKQKTMRSGRCACNHWCFENHLECPLNSEVWNSFLILSCLSALLPVADSQRVQELKDLQNALEKTEYLFNRSSAILYTPNPDSINECTYKFLDCYLLEMNVVVHEEGTAEQVNENDFLLLKNVVEYRKHNHTAPHLCETQELTDSPVFYQRMKTFLQKLTTHCRQKGPNKSLKSN